The Hippoglossus stenolepis isolate QCI-W04-F060 chromosome 11, HSTE1.2, whole genome shotgun sequence genome includes a window with the following:
- the klhl24a gene encoding kelch-like protein 24a isoform X1, producing the protein MVLILGRRMIREEPGIRDSPAVKRKVFEVDSKTLASHDVLDFCSGASHSDGILQVFNEFRDCRLFTDVVISVQGREFPCHRAVLSACSSYFRAMFCNDHRESREMLVEINGILAEAMDSFLTYVYTGRAKITTENVQFLFETSSLFQIATLRDACAKFLEDQLDPCNCLGIQQFADAHALKQLASRCRSYALANFSEVAQHEEFLDLRREELEEHIASDELSIGKEEVVFEAVMRWVYHSVEHRKPMLKALLHHVRLPLMHPNYFVQTVEGDQLIQNAPECYQLLHEARRYHVLGNEMMSPRTCPRRSTGFSEVIVVVGGCERIGGFNLPYTECYDPVTGEWKSLAKLPEFTKSEYAVCALRNDILVSGGRINGRDVWMYNSQLNLWIRVASLNKGRWRHKMCVLLGKVYAVGGYDGQSRLSSVECYDSFSNRWTEVAPMKEGVSSPAVASCAGKLFVIGGGPDDETCSDKVQCYDPEENSWLLRANIPIAKRCITAVSLNNLIYVSGGLTKSIYCYDPIEDYWMHVVQTFNKQESCGMSVCNGKIFILGGRGESGEATDTILCYDPSSGIITGVAAMPRPISYHGCVTIHRYNDKYHKK; encoded by the exons ATGGTGTTGATTCTGGGCAGAAGGATGATCagggaggagccagggatcagaGATTCACCAGCTGTCAAACGCAAG GTCTTTGAGGTTGATTCCAAGACTCTAGCCAGCCACGATGTCTTGGACTTCTGCTCCGGCGCATCCCACTCAGACGGCATCCTGCAGGTGTTCAACGAGTTCCGCGACTGCCGCCTGTTCACTGATGTGGTCATCAGCGTGCAGGGCCGCGAGTTCCCCTGCCATCGTGCTGTGCTCTCCGCATGCTCCTCCTACTTCAGAGCCATGTTCTGCAATGATCACCGCGAGAGCCGCGAGATGCTGGTGGAGATCAATGGCATCCTGGCCGAGGCGATGGACTCCTTCCTCACCTATGTATATACTGGCCGCGCCAAGATCACCACTGAGAATGTCCAGTTCCTCTTCGAGACCTCCAGCCTCTTCCAGATCGCCACACTGCGCGATGCCTGTGCAAAGTTCCTGGAGGACCAGTTGGACCCGTGCAACTGCCTGGGCATCCAGCAATTCGCAGATGCTCATGCCCTGAAGCAGTTGGCCAGCCGCTGCCGCAGTTATGCCCTGGCCAACTTCTCAGAGGTAGCTCAGCACGAGGAGTTCCTCGACCTGCgcagagaggagctggaagAGCACATTGCCAGCGATGAGCTGTCCATCGGTAAGGAGGAGGTCGTGTTCGAGGCCGTGATGCGATGGGTGTACCACAGCGTGGAGCACAGGAAGCCCATGCTGAAGGCCCTGCTGCACCATGTGCGCCTGCCGCTTATGCACCCCAACTATTTTGTCCAGACGGTAGAGGGAGATCAGCTTATCCAGAACGCTCCAGAGTGCTACCAGCTCCTCCATGAGGCCAGACGCTACCATGTGCTAGGAAATGAGATGATGTCACCCAGAACTTGTCCACGCAG GTCGACCGGCTTCTCTGAGGTGATCGTGGTGGTGGGTGGCTGCGAGAGGATAGGAGGCTTCAACCTGCCGTACACTGAATGCTATGATCCAGTCACAGGAGAGTGGAAGTCACTGGCCAAACTCCCTGAGTTTACCAAGTCAGAGTACGCTGTCTGTGCCCTCCGCAACGATATTCTGGTGTCCG GTGGTCGTATCAACGGCAGGGATGTGTGGATGTACAACTCGCAGCTCAACCTCTGGATCAGAGTGGCTTCTCTTAACAAAGGCCGCTGGAGACACAAGATGTGTGTCCTTCTGGGCAAG GTCTATGCCGTGGGAGGCTATGATGGCCAGAGCCGCCTGAGCAGTGTGGAGTGCTATGACTCCTTCTCTAACCGCTGGACAGAGGTGGCACCAATGAAAGAGGGGGTGAGCTCTCCTGCGGTGGCCAGCTGTGCCGGCAAGCTCTTTGTCATTGGAGGAGGGCCCGATGACGAAACTTGCTCAGACAAG GTTCAGTGCTATGATCCAGAGGAAAATTCTTGGTTACTACGGGCTAACATCCCCATCGCCAAGCGCTGCATCACGGCAGTGTCCCTCAACAACCTGATCTATGTGTCCGGTGGTCTCACCAAGTCCATATACTGCTATGACCCCATAGAGGACTACTGGATGCATGTGGTTCAAACCTTTAACAAACAG gagAGCTGCGGCATGTCAGTGTGCAATGGTAAGATCTTCATCCTTGGCGGCAGAGGGGAAAGTGGTGAAGCTACAGACACCATCTTGTGTTACGACCCATCGTCAGGCATCATCACAGGAGTGGCCGCCATGCCACGGCCAATCTCTTACCATGGCTGTGTCACCATCCACCGCTACAATGACAAGTATCATAAGAAATGA
- the klhl24a gene encoding kelch-like protein 24a isoform X2, whose product MVLILGRRMIREEPGIRDSPAVKRKVFEVDSKTLASHDVLDFCSGASHSDGILQVFNEFRDCRLFTDVVISVQGREFPCHRAVLSACSSYFRAMFCNDHRESREMLVEINGILAEAMDSFLTYVYTGRAKITTENVQFLFETSSLFQIATLRDACAKFLEDQLDPCNCLGIQQFADAHALKQLASRCRSYALANFSEVAQHEEFLDLRREELEEHIASDELSIGKEEVVFEAVMRWVYHSVEHRKPMLKALLHHVRLPLMHPNYFVQTVEGDQLIQNAPECYQLLHEARRYHVLGNEMMSPRTCPRRSTGFSEVIVVVGGCERIGGFNLPYTECYDPVTGEWKSLAKLPEFTKSEYAVCALRNDILVSGGRINGRDVWMYNSQLNLWIRVASLNKGRWRHKMCVLLGKVYAVGGYDGQSRLSSVECYDSFSNRWTEVAPMKEGVSSPAVASCAGKLFVIGGGPDDETCSDKP is encoded by the exons ATGGTGTTGATTCTGGGCAGAAGGATGATCagggaggagccagggatcagaGATTCACCAGCTGTCAAACGCAAG GTCTTTGAGGTTGATTCCAAGACTCTAGCCAGCCACGATGTCTTGGACTTCTGCTCCGGCGCATCCCACTCAGACGGCATCCTGCAGGTGTTCAACGAGTTCCGCGACTGCCGCCTGTTCACTGATGTGGTCATCAGCGTGCAGGGCCGCGAGTTCCCCTGCCATCGTGCTGTGCTCTCCGCATGCTCCTCCTACTTCAGAGCCATGTTCTGCAATGATCACCGCGAGAGCCGCGAGATGCTGGTGGAGATCAATGGCATCCTGGCCGAGGCGATGGACTCCTTCCTCACCTATGTATATACTGGCCGCGCCAAGATCACCACTGAGAATGTCCAGTTCCTCTTCGAGACCTCCAGCCTCTTCCAGATCGCCACACTGCGCGATGCCTGTGCAAAGTTCCTGGAGGACCAGTTGGACCCGTGCAACTGCCTGGGCATCCAGCAATTCGCAGATGCTCATGCCCTGAAGCAGTTGGCCAGCCGCTGCCGCAGTTATGCCCTGGCCAACTTCTCAGAGGTAGCTCAGCACGAGGAGTTCCTCGACCTGCgcagagaggagctggaagAGCACATTGCCAGCGATGAGCTGTCCATCGGTAAGGAGGAGGTCGTGTTCGAGGCCGTGATGCGATGGGTGTACCACAGCGTGGAGCACAGGAAGCCCATGCTGAAGGCCCTGCTGCACCATGTGCGCCTGCCGCTTATGCACCCCAACTATTTTGTCCAGACGGTAGAGGGAGATCAGCTTATCCAGAACGCTCCAGAGTGCTACCAGCTCCTCCATGAGGCCAGACGCTACCATGTGCTAGGAAATGAGATGATGTCACCCAGAACTTGTCCACGCAG GTCGACCGGCTTCTCTGAGGTGATCGTGGTGGTGGGTGGCTGCGAGAGGATAGGAGGCTTCAACCTGCCGTACACTGAATGCTATGATCCAGTCACAGGAGAGTGGAAGTCACTGGCCAAACTCCCTGAGTTTACCAAGTCAGAGTACGCTGTCTGTGCCCTCCGCAACGATATTCTGGTGTCCG GTGGTCGTATCAACGGCAGGGATGTGTGGATGTACAACTCGCAGCTCAACCTCTGGATCAGAGTGGCTTCTCTTAACAAAGGCCGCTGGAGACACAAGATGTGTGTCCTTCTGGGCAAG GTCTATGCCGTGGGAGGCTATGATGGCCAGAGCCGCCTGAGCAGTGTGGAGTGCTATGACTCCTTCTCTAACCGCTGGACAGAGGTGGCACCAATGAAAGAGGGGGTGAGCTCTCCTGCGGTGGCCAGCTGTGCCGGCAAGCTCTTTGTCATTGGAGGAGGGCCCGATGACGAAACTTGCTCAGACAAG CCGTGA
- the LOC118117361 gene encoding probable G-protein coupled receptor 148, producing the protein MTSSVLVANLTQEWVDSLRRWHMEFFFIPTTVVTLATLLANPVLLACIFLSRALRRETRYLLVANTLMADTLFLILNLAIMICNAVSAQVPGVVCGLFTAVTVTAYCCTVLTITLMVVDTYAAVRWPLRYHDFLPPARTHRILVGVWVLAAVYPFTLVIMMEVGRGNSHEELAVCLVLISLGLIQVQNVVAIHIYFFVAALFCALLIFYCYIRLYMVTRTHGIWQSRFSRARVTLLAHGVLLLLYFAPGFVFILELFLFQRKDISQDVRVWISTVNMCVFMLLPRAFAPYLYGLRYREISDTLMQLLHRHRDSA; encoded by the coding sequence atgacatcatcagtacTGGTGGCCAACCTCACCCAGGAGTGGGTGGACAGTCTGCGGAGGTGGCACATGGAGTTTTTTTTCATCCCCACCACAGTCGTCACCCTGGCCACCTTGCTGGCCAACCCTGTCCTCCTGGCATGCATCTTCCTGTCCCGTGCCTTGAGGCGGGAGACACGCTACCTGCTGGTGGCCAACACCCTGATGGCAGACACgctcttcctcatcctcaacCTGGCCATTATGATCTGCAACGCTGTGAGTGCTCAGGTCCCCGGGGTCGTGTGTGGGCTGTTCACAGCCGTCACCGTCACCGCCTACTGCTGCACCGTCCTCACCATCACCCTCATGGTGGTGGACACCTACGCTGCTGTCCGCTGGCCTCTCCGCTACCATGACTTTCTTCCTCCTGCCCGCACCCACCGCATACTGGTGGGGGTGTGGGTTCTGGCAGCCGTGTACCCATTCACCCTGGTGATCATGatggaggtggggagggggaaTTCCCATGAGGAGTTGGCTGTTTGTCTAGTCCTCATCTCTCTTGGCCTCATTCAGGTCCAGAACGTGGTAGCGATCCACATCTACTTCTTCGTTGCCGCGCTCTTCTGTGCTTTGCTCATTTTTTACTGCTACATTCGACTCTACATGGTAACAAGGACCCATGGCATCTGGCAGAGCCGCTTCTCCAGGGCGCGGGTCACCCTGCTGGCCCACGGGGTTCTGCTCCTGCTCTACTTCGCCCCCGGCTTTGTCTTCATCCTGGAGCTCTTCCTGTTCCAGAGGAAGGACATTAGTCAAGATGTTCGTGTGTGGATCAGCACAgtcaacatgtgtgttttcatgttgctgCCCAGAGCGTTTGCTCCGTACCTCTATGGGCTGAGGTACAGGGAGATCTCGGACACTCTGATGCAGCTGCTGCATCGACACAGGGACTCAGCCTGA
- the mterf4 gene encoding transcription termination factor 4, mitochondrial codes for MGTTVAARQVFRWTVRAASSSSSSLLSPPLTWRCLLQPRHAGCGLFCSSSSRSPLQSSHHNHPVSPVSETPVTELSPQSLADMGFTETQAEQMLETASKARGGRAAGHALSALTALLALGLNPSSVLKLLHKCPEVCSVKESQLQQRVGNLRKLGLVEGSLQRVVAHYPQILTVPVKTVKHVVVLLREKCLFTAPQVTDILRESPAIVLEDLAQVEFLFQYVYFRMGVKQVEIIKSRLFRYSLDEVRCRHCFLERRGLYQTPDKKGQTIIINPKLDSILNVDQNAFLTAVAKASVEEYDVFQRLVAKEWLEEEKEKGSINADGPDSEEEEEDEDEEEETGGRSGYIKTRKR; via the exons ATGGGAACCACAGTGGCTGCACGGCAG GTTTTCCGGTGGACTGTGagagctgcctcctcctcctcctcctccctgctcagCCCACCTCTCACCTGGAGATGCCTCCTCCAGCCTCGACACGCCGGCTGCGGGCTCTTCTGTTCCTCCAGCAGCCGGAGTCCTCTGCAGTCATCGCACCACAACCACCCAGTTAGTCCCGTGTCCGAGACGCCGGTCACGGAGCTGTCACCGCAGTCTTTAGCCGACATGGGATTCACAGAAACTCAGGCTGAGCAGATGCTGGAGACTGCGTCCAAAGCGAGAGGAGGACGGGCTGCCGGACACGCGCTGTCCGCCCTCACAGCGCTGCTCGCCCTGGGGCTCAATCCCTCCAGcgtcctgaagctgctgcacaaatgTCCTGAGGTGTGCAGCGTCAAGGAGTCGCAGCTTCAGCAGCGCGTGGGCAACCTGAGGAAACTGGGTCTAGTCGAAG GCAGTCTTCAGCGCGTGGTGGCCCATTACCCCCAGATCCTGACTGTGCCCGTGAAGACAGTAAAACATGTGGTGGTGCTTCTCAGAGAGAAGTGTCTGTTTACTGCCCCGCAGGTCACAGACATCCTCAGAGAAAGTCCGGCCATCGTCCTGGAGGATCTGGCTCAGGTGGAGTTCTTGTTTCAG taCGTCTACTTTCGAATGGGTGTCAAACAGGTGGAGATTATTAAGTCCAGGTTGTTCCGCTACTCCCTGGATGAGGTCCGATGTCGACACTGTTTCCTGGAGCGCAGGGGTCTGTACCAAACCCCAGACAAGAAAGGACagaccatcatcatcaaccCTAAACTGGACAGCATCCTCAACGTCGACCAGAACGCCTTCCTCACAGCAGTTGCGAAAGCGTCAGTGGAGGAGTATGATGTCTTTCAAAGACTTGTGGCAAAAGagtggctggaggaggaaaaggagaaaggcAGCATCAACGCCGATGGCCCTGattctgaggaggaagaggaggatgaagatgaagaggaggagacaggaggcaGGAGTGGATACATAAAGACAAGAAAGAGATAA
- the pask gene encoding PAS domain-containing serine/threonine-protein kinase yields the protein MSLSTEARLGVRLKGDTICVVPDLSSDLLEDDFDLNKSFPHTRTPLYRQKLLALQRRYYPGSLTGGRLDLCGSVATRNHQISSLHPNPQDSAVCPPHPSTMSETEESLFCQLNSGNFGLTESPSVLNPNKVLLTVNHKTREILSVNEQACKLFECTTNELIGKKLDGFLKKTSQVLEQALEEDYLLEDGTVAAVFGKVVDVVTESGEMPVSVCFHKPSPIEEPWLVMMESVERFSAFLSFSQDGSVLTCDLAFAHLLGYHHPDELKGVSVKELIPFLQIPLHTHALPKMLRVQRRYGKSRGGALVPLCIKIQGAVLCGKPQNNKTGFTCPSDSLESSAVQDKQPCSPLTSPVCKTEASHSHGKDPSSGVQMDARVLSPSPALEYSGTVWVFAPLSGLLLLRPDGSICSIHDHLALSLFGYSRDELLGKSVTFLMPGFYGWMSGTKTCPFSNSEAEACKSAASSKISGKSDPSSLVAGDMATVHQAIMGRTSSGRGRIFTGTDTRLEKQAGTLSTLSAPAVTSTRVVMADDTTELMEEAAGVAPCMSQLDSADTTQALLKTFAWVEPPEEEGTFCLILPKPSQNDAKQQLCNGVQKNNQPAIEIVPDTPTQRGHAVGRGVGTSPNKGKKQQSCTSVLQNSSYEVISLESRSSSGFCETFAGNGGSDPGQAEESHAAQLEDSASYFLDLNSNGDLVTRALADLNLSSSIELISGGEYGDDNQHSMISCDTTELLRTPSPCEVQFDQEAEPAETKEPAVVARNGSTEELQKEPCEQEQWGALSTIHKGKSAEFPVQMNGGIQSVRDTPATSTPKKQKVNGHPLSSDATEILEGRFEGSAYHRDGTRVDVQCEVCKTDLPDGSSMFCVWMSRPGQQGTMSQHNQSGASPGERIGEALRSTMDLEHSRACDGQFEEEYQPIKAVGKGAFGFVWKALRHSDGQEVVVKFIGKARIVSDCWLDDPMLGRVSQEIAILTRVQHHNIVKVLEVFENGSYFQMVMEKHGEGLDLFEFIDMQPRLDEPLASYIFRQLVAAVFYLRAKNILHRDIKDENIIIDHCFHIRLIDFGSAAMMAPGKLFYNFCGTLEYCSPEVLQGNPYEGPELEMWSLGVLLYTLLFSENPFCDVGEILGAKLKPPFPLSADLNGMLCGLLHPDPVQRMILDQLLLQPWISQPISLAEYSWKEVLPGTQSFCSPQQQESSPVVYNRQGLFPDYGDKTLSSDEEEEDEEERLSMVALETELQKYLHDD from the exons gggGACGTTTGGATCTTTGCGGTTCAGTCGCAACAAGAAACCACCAAATCTCTAGTTTACACCCTAACCCCCAAGATTCTGCTGTCTGCCCGCCACACCCGTCCACTATgtcagagacagaagaaagcCTGTTCTGTCAACTAAACTCTGGAAACTTTGGCCTGACAGAATCGCCATCTGTCCTGAACCCAAACAAAGTCCTTCTTACTGTCAACCATAAAACCAGAGAG attttgtcaGTGAACGAACAGGCCTGCAAACTGTTTGAGTGCACCACCAATGAGCTGATTGGAAAAAAGCTGGACGGTTTCTTAAAGAAAACCAGTCAGGTCTTGGAACAAGCATTGGAAGAAGATTATCTGCTGGAGGATGGAACTGTTGCAGCTGTTTTTGGAAAAGTG GTGGATGTTGTGACGGAATCTGGAGAGATGCCGGTGTCAGTGTGCTTTCACAAACCGTCACCTATTGAAGAGCCATGGCTTGTCATGATGGAAAGCGTAGAGCGGTTCTCagcctttctctccttttcacaAGAT GGCAGTGTCCTAACCTGTGACTTGGCATTCGCACATCTCCTAGGATACCACCATCCTGACGAGTTAAAAGGGGTGTCTGTGAAGGAGCTAATCCCCTTTTTACAAATCCCCCTGCACACTCATGCATTACCCAAA ATGCTAAGGGTTCAGAGACGGTACGGTAAAAGCAGAGGGGGTGCATTAGTCCCGCTGTGTATCAAAATTCAGGGGGCTGTCCTATGTGGAAAAccccaaaacaacaaaactggTTTCACCTGCCCATCAGATAGCCTTGAAAGCTCTGCCGTACAAGACAAGCAGCCTTGCTCCCCTCTCACCTCCCCTGTGTGTAAGACAGAAGCCTCACACTCACATGGAAAAGACCCATCTTCTG GAGTCCAAATGGACGCCAGGGTCCTCTCCCCAAGCCCTGCGCTGGAGTACTCTGGAACCGTCTGGGTGTTTGCTCCTCTGAGCggtctcctcctgctccgtcCTGATGGCTCCATCTGCAGCATTCACGACCACCTGGCCCTCAGTTTGTTTGGCTACAGCAGGGACGAGTTGCTGGGAAAG AGTGTCACTTTCCTGATGCCTGGTTTCTACGGATGGATGTCTGGCACAAAGACCTGTCCATTCTCCAATTCTGAGGCAGAGGCTTGTAAAAGTGCAGCCTCATCCAAAATATCAGGAAAATCTG ATCCGTCCTCACTGGTGGCAGGCGATATGGCCACAGTGCATCAAGCCATCATGGGAAGAACCTCgtcaggcagaggcaggatctTCACTGGAACCGACACCAGACTGGAGAAACAGGCCGGCACGTTGTCAACTCTCTCCGCGCCTGCAGTCACCTCTACACGTGTGGTTAT GGCCGACGACACaacagagctgatggaggaggcagccGGGGTCGCTCCCTGCATGAGTCAGCTGGACAGTGCAGACACCACTCAGGCTCTCCTCAAGACATTTGCCTGGGTGGAACCTCCAGAAGAAGAAGGCACCTTCTGCCTTATTCTCCCCAAACCATCACAGAACGAtgcaaaacagcagctctgcaatGGGGTTCAGAAAAATAACCAACCTGCCATTGAGATTGTCCCAG ACACTCCCACTCAGAGAGGACATGCTGTTGGCAGGGGGGTTGGCACCTCCCctaataaaggaaaaaaacagcaatcaTGTACCTCTGTCCTCCAGAACTCCAGCTATGAGGTCATTTCACTGGAGAGCAG GTCTTCCTCTGGCTTCTGTGAAACATTTGCTGGTAATGGTGGATCTGACCCAGGCCAAGCAGAGGAGTCTCATGCAGCACAATTAGAGGACTCAGCCAGCTACTTCCTGGACCTCAACAGTAATGGTGATCTGGTGACCCGGGCTCTGGCTGATCTGAATCTGAGCAGTAGTATAGAGCTGATCAGTGGCGGAGAATACGGCGATGACAACCAACACTCCATGATATCCTGCGATACAACCGAGCTCCTGCGGACACCCTCTCCCTGCGAGGTACAGTTTGACCAAGAGGCAGAGCCTGCTGAGACTAAAGAACCTGCTGTGGTGGCCAGAAATGGTTCAACTGAAGAACTACAAAAGGAGCCATGCGAGCAGGAACAGTGGGGAGCTCTCTCTACAATTCATAAAGGAAAGAGTGCGGAGTTCCCCGTACAAATGAATGGTGGGATTCAGTCAGTGAGAGACACTCCTGCCACATCTACACCTAAAAAACAGAAAGTTAACGGACACCCGCTTTCCTCAGACGCTACAGAGATACTGGAGGGTCGATTTGAAGGAAGTGCCTACCACAGAGATGGCACAAGAGTAG ATGTGCAATGTGAGGTGTGCAAGACAGACCTCCCTGATGGAAGCTCTATGTTCTGTGTTTGGATGAGTAGACCTGGCCAGCAGGGGACGATGTCGCAGCACAACCAATCAGGAGCCAGTCCCGGAGAG AGGATTGGGGAGGCATTACGCTCCACCATGGACTTGGAGCACTCTCGAGCCTGTGACGGACAGTTTGAAGAGGAGTACCAGCCAATTAAAGCTGTGGGTAAAGGAGCCTTTGGTTTTGTCTGGAAGGCACTAAGACACAGTGATGGACAAGAA GTGGTGGTGAAGTTCATCGGTAAAGCCCGGATAGTGAGTGACTGCTGGTTAGACGACCCCATGCTGGGGCGAGTCAGCCAAGAGATTGCCATACTGACACGAGTGCAGCACCACAATATTGTCAAG GTGCTGGAAGTGTTTGAGAACGGGAGCTACTTccagatggtgatggagaaACACGGAGAAGGTCTGGACCTTTTTGAATTCATTGACATGCAGCCGAGGTTAGATGAGCCCCTGGCTAGCTACATCTTTAGACAG CTGGTGGCTGCTGTCTTCTACCTGAGGGCTAAGAACATCCTTCACAGGGACATAAAAGATGAGAACATCATCATCGACCACTGTTTCCACATTCGACTGATAGACTTTGGTTCTGCTGCCATGATGGCTCCAGGGAAGCTCTTTTACAATTTCTGTGGCACATTGGAGTACTGCTCCCCAGAGGTGCTTCAGGGAAATCC CTATGAGGGTCCAGAGCTGGAGATGTGGTCTCTGGGGGTTTTGCTCTACACTCTGCTCTTCAGTGAGAACCCCTTCTGTGATGTGGGTGAGATCCTTGGAGCCAAACTCAAGCCCCCATTCCCCCTTTCTGCAG ATCTCAATGGCATGCTATGTGGGCTGCTGCACCCTGATCCTGTTCAGAGGATGATTCtggaccagctgctgctgcagccctgGATCAGCCAGCCCATTTCCCTGGCAGAGTACAGCTGGAAAGAGGTGCTTCCTGGAACTCAGAGCTTTT GCTCGCCACAGCAACAAGAGTCCAGCCCTGTCGTTTACAATAGACAAGGCTTGTTCCCAGATTACGGTGACAAGACTCTCTCtagtgatgaggaggaggaagatgaggaagagaggTTGTCAATGGTGGCCCTGGAGACTGAGCTCCAGAAATACCTCCATGACGACTAA